In Litorimonas taeanensis, one DNA window encodes the following:
- a CDS encoding DUF885 domain-containing protein: protein MNAVLSSTSKSLLLSVALGGLIFSSTACTPSSDTPTRAVLVETESANLNAWFEARFEDDLARSPMNQTYLGRDTNKDRLDDNSAMALDEEAAIKRARLQILRDQFDIDRLDEQTRLSYRLFEYAMEDDLTSHEFSDHDYVFQHMGGPHTDLPAFMINFHPIKTEDDARDYIARLNQFDIYLKHAADRAQAQLDSGIALPKFVYKKIHSASENVISGVPFQSSTTDSPLLADFKGKVADLPNKDKLIQAAERALLNSVEPAYQDLMAMFKRHEVKATSDDGVWKLPNGEAYYAARLRHYTTTDLTADEIHEIGLNEVERIQNEMRTIMTQVGFGGSLREFFNYLRTDPKFVYPNTDEGRAAYMADATDIIDDMKTRLESLFITKPKADMIVKRVEPFREDTAFGAFYNSPALDGSRPGTYYVNLKDIKEQPKYLQQALAYHEGIPGHHMQIALAQELQGLPAFRTLGGHTAYIEGWALYAESLPAELGLYTDPYSDFGRLSMEIFRAARLVVDTGIHAKKWTREEAVQYYLENIPNPEGDVRAEIDRYIVWPGQATAYKIGMLKIQALRQKAETELGPQFNLAEFHDVILANGSVPLAILEKLVDGWVEQKLAK, encoded by the coding sequence ATGAACGCTGTACTTTCCTCTACCTCTAAATCGCTGTTACTCTCTGTCGCCCTCGGAGGGCTCATTTTTTCGTCTACGGCCTGCACGCCATCTAGTGATACACCCACTCGCGCGGTTTTGGTTGAAACTGAAAGCGCGAACTTAAACGCATGGTTTGAAGCTCGCTTTGAAGACGACCTAGCGCGCTCACCAATGAACCAAACTTACCTTGGGCGCGACACGAATAAGGATCGCCTCGACGACAATTCTGCGATGGCCCTTGATGAAGAAGCCGCCATTAAACGCGCGCGCCTACAAATTTTACGAGATCAATTTGATATTGACCGGCTCGATGAACAAACCCGCTTATCCTATCGCTTGTTTGAATACGCAATGGAGGATGACTTAACCTCACATGAATTCTCTGATCATGATTATGTCTTTCAACATATGGGCGGGCCTCACACCGATTTACCAGCCTTTATGATCAATTTTCATCCTATTAAGACCGAGGATGATGCACGCGATTACATTGCCCGCCTCAATCAATTTGATATCTATTTAAAACACGCCGCTGATAGGGCCCAAGCCCAATTGGATAGCGGGATTGCTTTACCTAAATTTGTTTACAAGAAAATTCATTCTGCTTCTGAAAACGTAATTTCAGGCGTACCCTTTCAGTCCAGCACAACAGATAGCCCTCTCCTCGCTGACTTTAAGGGAAAGGTGGCAGACCTTCCGAATAAGGACAAACTTATCCAAGCCGCAGAACGCGCATTGCTTAATTCAGTCGAACCCGCTTACCAAGACCTGATGGCAATGTTCAAAAGACATGAAGTCAAAGCCACGTCTGATGATGGTGTATGGAAATTACCAAATGGCGAAGCCTATTACGCCGCGCGCCTTCGTCATTATACGACGACAGATCTTACCGCGGATGAAATTCACGAAATTGGCTTAAACGAAGTCGAAAGAATACAAAACGAAATGCGAACCATCATGACCCAAGTTGGTTTTGGCGGAAGTTTACGCGAGTTCTTTAATTATCTTCGTACGGACCCCAAATTTGTCTACCCGAATACGGATGAAGGCCGCGCAGCCTATATGGCTGATGCAACAGACATTATAGACGATATGAAGACTCGTTTAGAGAGCTTATTCATTACAAAGCCCAAAGCCGATATGATCGTAAAACGCGTTGAACCCTTCAGAGAGGACACAGCATTCGGGGCTTTCTATAACAGTCCCGCTTTGGATGGATCGCGCCCGGGGACATATTACGTCAATTTAAAAGACATCAAAGAACAACCAAAATATTTGCAACAAGCTCTGGCTTATCATGAAGGTATTCCAGGGCATCACATGCAAATTGCCTTGGCGCAGGAATTACAAGGTTTACCCGCTTTTAGAACACTCGGGGGGCATACAGCCTATATCGAAGGTTGGGCACTATATGCTGAAAGCCTGCCTGCCGAGTTAGGCCTATATACAGACCCTTATTCCGATTTCGGGCGTCTCTCTATGGAGATATTTCGCGCCGCGCGATTAGTCGTAGACACTGGCATCCATGCTAAAAAATGGACCCGCGAAGAAGCTGTTCAATATTACCTAGAAAATATACCTAACCCCGAAGGCGACGTCAGGGCAGAAATCGACCGATATATTGTATGGCCGGGTCAAGCTACTGCCTATAAAATCGGTATGTTGAAGATACAGGCGCTAAGGCAAAAAGCTGAAACGGAATTAGGGCCACAATTCAATCTGGCTGAGTTTCACGATGTCATACTTGCCAATGGCTCTGTCCCCCTTGCCATCCTCGAAAAACTTGTCGATGGTTGGGTAGAACAAAAATTAGCGAAATAA
- a CDS encoding DUF885 domain-containing protein — MRFTKTLIIGASLLALTACQGQNNTHPETTPNNIVKLNAENDVNVRINDWFNAYDEASLKRYPERLAARGIKERMDEWNDMSKSFYLEGLDRRAQAADELKANFDRADLTPQNQLSYDIFLDQTDRMLEGRKWYDYRYAFNQMYGTHSGIPTFLLNQHKIENLEDAQAYIARLQSVDKKLGPVIKYAKESFDKGIAPPAFVYGHVLRDIDNIVSGAPFDDSDKLNLMLDNLKKKTEKLNLTEAQRETLFTDAITALQNVVGPAYAELRTELQRQQASASTDDGVWKLPNGADYYAYELKMMTTTDMTPSEIHDLGLSEVDRIHSEMRDIMKQVGFEGTLQEFFEFTRSDPQFFYTEDGGKERYLSEATDLINIMKGELDSVFIQKPKAELEVRAVEAFREQSAGKAFYSRPAADGSRPGYYYANLYRMEDMPIYQMEALAYHEGIPGHHMQLAIAQELEGIPDFRKYARFTAYTEGWGLYSEFLPKEMGFYEDPYSDFGRLAMELWRAARLVVDTGLHDKKWTREKAIDYLVTNTPNPKGDCVKAIERYIVMPGQATAYKIGMNKILDLRAKAKTALGDKYDIREFHDVVLRNGPLPLSVLEDQVDAYIAEKQ; from the coding sequence ATGCGATTCACTAAAACTCTCATCATAGGTGCGAGCTTATTGGCTCTCACAGCCTGCCAAGGCCAGAATAATACACACCCAGAAACCACACCCAACAACATCGTAAAGTTAAACGCTGAAAATGATGTCAATGTACGGATAAACGACTGGTTCAACGCCTATGATGAGGCTTCGTTGAAGCGCTATCCTGAAAGATTAGCGGCGCGCGGTATCAAAGAGCGTATGGACGAATGGAACGATATGTCCAAAAGTTTTTATCTTGAAGGGCTCGATCGGCGTGCACAAGCCGCAGATGAGTTGAAAGCTAATTTTGACCGTGCAGATTTAACCCCACAAAATCAACTCTCTTACGACATCTTCTTAGACCAGACAGACCGGATGCTTGAGGGTCGTAAATGGTATGACTACAGATATGCCTTCAATCAAATGTATGGCACGCATTCAGGCATTCCTACGTTTTTACTCAATCAGCATAAAATCGAAAACCTAGAAGACGCCCAAGCATATATCGCCCGCCTTCAAAGCGTCGATAAAAAGCTTGGTCCCGTTATCAAATATGCAAAAGAGAGCTTTGACAAAGGCATCGCTCCACCCGCTTTTGTATATGGACATGTTCTACGCGACATCGACAATATCGTCAGCGGCGCGCCTTTTGATGACTCAGACAAGCTAAACCTCATGCTTGATAATTTGAAAAAGAAGACAGAGAAACTCAACCTCACTGAAGCGCAACGGGAAACTCTCTTCACGGACGCCATCACTGCGCTACAAAATGTTGTTGGCCCTGCTTATGCAGAATTACGGACAGAGCTACAACGCCAACAAGCTTCTGCCTCAACAGATGACGGTGTATGGAAACTGCCGAATGGTGCTGATTATTACGCCTATGAATTAAAAATGATGACGACGACGGATATGACGCCATCAGAAATTCATGACCTTGGTTTGTCCGAAGTGGATCGCATTCATAGCGAAATGCGTGATATTATGAAACAAGTTGGCTTCGAAGGTACGCTTCAGGAGTTTTTCGAATTCACGCGTTCAGATCCACAATTCTTTTACACTGAAGACGGCGGGAAAGAGCGTTATCTGAGCGAAGCCACTGACCTTATCAATATTATGAAAGGCGAACTCGATAGCGTCTTTATTCAAAAACCTAAGGCAGAGCTCGAAGTACGCGCTGTTGAAGCCTTCCGCGAACAAAGCGCGGGTAAAGCGTTTTATTCACGTCCCGCAGCTGATGGATCGCGTCCGGGATATTACTATGCGAACCTCTACCGTATGGAAGATATGCCAATCTATCAAATGGAAGCCCTCGCCTATCACGAAGGCATTCCCGGTCATCACATGCAGCTGGCAATAGCCCAAGAACTCGAAGGCATACCTGATTTCCGTAAATATGCGCGCTTTACAGCCTATACCGAAGGTTGGGGATTATATTCAGAGTTCCTGCCCAAGGAAATGGGCTTTTACGAAGACCCTTATTCCGATTTCGGTCGTCTCGCGATGGAACTCTGGCGTGCAGCGCGTCTTGTGGTTGACACAGGACTGCATGATAAAAAATGGACGCGCGAAAAAGCCATTGATTACCTCGTCACCAACACGCCTAACCCTAAGGGCGACTGCGTCAAAGCGATTGAACGCTATATCGTGATGCCGGGTCAAGCGACAGCGTATAAAATCGGGATGAACAAGATCCTGGATTTACGCGCTAAAGCTAAGACGGCATTGGGCGATAAATATGACATCCGGGAATTCCACGATGTTGTTCTACGCAATGGCCCTCTCCCGCTCAGCGTTTTGGAAGACCAAGTTGACGCCTATATTGCAGAGAAGCAGTAA
- a CDS encoding SDR family oxidoreductase, with amino-acid sequence MTKNSFGPQGWTPARIGSLSGKTYLITGTTSGAGYEATKILLSKGANVVMLNRNPKKSDHAVQILKQEFGPDTAVSSITLDLASLDSVRVAAEQILMQVAHIDALICNAAIAQVPKQTFTVDGFESQLGVNHYGHFLLCGLLFERIEASSGRIVIVGSNGYKMGLKRIKFEDLNYNDNYTAWASYAQSKLAQMVFGYELQRRIKAANKTTQVYVCHPGASRTSLIDKNGGTVTKLLWKVLSIFAQSAEKGSWPEVMCATEQSLKPATYYGPTRFEMVGPVGECPLEDFALDKTIATKLWAISEKKTSLDWSPTLVTDGRRD; translated from the coding sequence ATGACAAAAAACAGTTTTGGCCCCCAAGGCTGGACACCTGCGAGAATAGGCTCTCTTTCTGGAAAAACCTATTTGATTACGGGCACGACGTCTGGCGCAGGTTATGAAGCCACTAAAATTTTGCTTTCAAAAGGCGCGAATGTCGTCATGTTGAATCGGAACCCCAAAAAATCAGACCACGCCGTTCAAATCTTGAAACAAGAATTCGGGCCAGACACCGCCGTCTCCTCTATCACACTCGATTTAGCGAGCTTAGATTCTGTCAGAGTGGCGGCAGAGCAGATCCTGATGCAAGTTGCACACATTGACGCTCTCATATGTAATGCGGCAATTGCTCAAGTCCCAAAACAAACCTTCACAGTTGATGGGTTCGAAAGTCAGCTCGGGGTCAATCATTACGGGCACTTCTTACTTTGCGGATTACTCTTTGAACGCATCGAAGCCTCTTCTGGGCGCATCGTCATTGTTGGGAGTAATGGTTATAAGATGGGGTTGAAGCGTATAAAGTTCGAAGATTTGAATTATAACGATAACTATACGGCTTGGGCCTCTTATGCTCAGAGTAAACTAGCACAAATGGTTTTTGGCTATGAATTACAAAGACGGATAAAGGCAGCCAATAAAACAACACAGGTCTATGTTTGCCATCCGGGGGCATCAAGAACGAGTTTGATAGATAAAAATGGCGGTACTGTCACAAAGCTACTCTGGAAAGTTTTATCTATTTTTGCGCAATCTGCTGAAAAAGGCTCTTGGCCCGAAGTGATGTGCGCAACGGAACAGTCTTTGAAGCCTGCCACATATTATGGCCCGACCCGTTTTGAAATGGTTGGCCCTGTCGGAGAATGCCCCTTAGAGGACTTTGCATTGGATAAGACGATCGCCACTAAACTCTGGGCCATATCAGAGAAAAAAACCTCTCTTGATTGGTCCCCGACCTTAGTCACAGATGGACGCCGTGATTGA
- the recA gene encoding recombinase RecA, protein MARNTTPLKVVGKADDKNKSAALDAALSQIDRAFGKGSVMKLGQKSAMDVESVSTGSLGLDIALGIGGLPKGRIIEIYGPESSGKTTLSLHCVAEIQKQGGVAAFIDAEHALDPVYAGKLGVDVNELLIAQPDTGEQGLEIADTLVRSGAIDVLVIDSVAALTPRAELEGDMGDSLPGLQARLMSQALRKLTGSISKSGCMVIFINQIRMKIGVMYGSPETTTGGNALKFYSSVRLDIRRIGAIKHRDEIVGNQTRVKVVKNKVAPPFRQVEFDIMYGEGISKTGELIDLGVKAEVIEKSGSWYSYGDERIGQGRENVRRFLKENPDIAEDVELRIRKNEGLIEEELLMPKEEQVEDDGDAAALGLV, encoded by the coding sequence ATGGCCAGAAACACCACACCTCTTAAAGTCGTCGGCAAGGCTGATGATAAAAATAAATCCGCTGCTCTAGATGCAGCGCTTTCCCAAATTGACCGTGCCTTTGGTAAAGGCTCTGTGATGAAGCTGGGGCAAAAATCTGCAATGGATGTTGAATCTGTATCGACCGGTTCTTTGGGCCTCGATATTGCGCTTGGCATAGGCGGTCTACCAAAGGGTCGTATCATTGAAATTTACGGACCTGAAAGTTCAGGTAAGACAACGCTTTCTTTGCATTGTGTTGCTGAAATTCAAAAACAAGGTGGGGTTGCGGCCTTTATCGATGCAGAGCATGCACTTGATCCTGTTTATGCAGGCAAGCTCGGCGTGGATGTGAATGAACTTTTGATTGCACAGCCTGATACGGGTGAGCAAGGTCTTGAAATTGCCGATACGCTTGTGCGTTCTGGCGCGATTGATGTTCTTGTTATTGACTCTGTTGCGGCATTGACGCCTCGGGCTGAACTCGAAGGCGATATGGGCGACAGCTTGCCAGGGTTACAGGCACGCTTGATGAGCCAAGCGCTCCGTAAATTAACGGGCTCGATCTCTAAGTCTGGCTGTATGGTTATCTTCATCAACCAAATCCGCATGAAGATTGGTGTCATGTATGGTTCGCCTGAAACAACAACAGGCGGGAATGCTTTGAAATTTTATAGCTCTGTACGTTTGGACATTCGCCGTATTGGTGCCATTAAGCATCGTGACGAGATTGTTGGTAACCAAACCCGCGTTAAAGTCGTGAAGAACAAAGTTGCACCGCCTTTCCGTCAGGTTGAATTTGATATCATGTATGGAGAGGGTATTTCGAAAACTGGCGAGTTGATTGACTTAGGCGTTAAAGCTGAAGTTATTGAGAAGTCAGGCTCTTGGTATTCTTATGGTGATGAGCGTATTGGTCAGGGCCGTGAGAATGTACGCCGGTTCTTGAAAGAGAACCCAGATATTGCTGAAGATGTTGAACTTCGTATTCGTAAGAACGAAGGTCTTATCGAAGAAGAGCTTCTTATGCCAAAAGAAGAGCAAGTTGAGGATGATGGCGACGCGGCCGCTCTTGGTCTCGTTTAG
- a CDS encoding AraC family transcriptional regulator encodes MKEQIKQFIESKLDEDGVVETGIEGVQIFRVTTSVRCAPAIYEPTVVAIVSGVKEAILDGEAYIYDSRKYMCCTLSLPVEAGTPKASVENPLLGVTISLNPKIMSDMVVSMESSAIGLQRAARKPQSGPLPKGLGLAPWDEAFGSALFRLLQLADSPLDIAMLGEGRLREFYYALLKGEAWESARRAFGVGNDVARIIEYMSSNLSEPISIDEISQKLGMSRAVLHRKFKQATTLSPIQFVKSMRLNKAAMNIAGGTSVNEAALDVGYTSSSQFSREFKRLYGQSPKQWSQSSDLTSLV; translated from the coding sequence ATGAAAGAGCAAATAAAACAGTTTATCGAAAGCAAGCTAGACGAAGATGGCGTGGTAGAAACGGGTATTGAGGGCGTTCAGATTTTCCGTGTCACAACATCCGTAAGGTGCGCGCCCGCAATTTATGAACCGACTGTTGTGGCTATCGTGAGCGGTGTGAAAGAAGCCATATTAGATGGTGAGGCTTATATCTATGATAGCCGCAAATATATGTGTTGTACTTTGTCTCTACCTGTCGAAGCGGGAACACCAAAAGCGTCCGTGGAAAACCCTCTATTAGGGGTTACAATTTCTCTCAATCCAAAGATTATGTCGGATATGGTCGTTTCAATGGAAAGTTCCGCCATTGGGCTTCAAAGGGCGGCCCGAAAACCTCAAAGTGGGCCACTTCCTAAGGGCTTAGGCCTCGCGCCTTGGGATGAAGCCTTTGGATCAGCGCTGTTTAGGTTGTTACAATTGGCGGACAGCCCGCTGGACATTGCCATGCTAGGTGAGGGGCGATTGCGAGAATTTTACTACGCCCTATTAAAAGGGGAGGCTTGGGAATCAGCCAGACGGGCTTTTGGTGTCGGTAATGATGTGGCGCGTATCATAGAGTATATGTCGTCTAACCTATCTGAACCTATTTCAATCGACGAGATATCTCAAAAACTTGGGATGAGCCGTGCGGTTCTGCATCGTAAATTCAAACAAGCAACGACCTTGTCACCGATTCAATTTGTTAAATCTATGCGGCTTAACAAAGCGGCTATGAATATTGCGGGTGGGACTTCGGTAAATGAAGCGGCATTAGACGTAGGATATACGAGTTCTTCGCAGTTTAGTCGTGAATTCAAACGGCTTTACGGGCAATCCCCAAAACAATGGAGCCAATCATCGGATTTAACATCTTTGGTCTGA
- a CDS encoding ATP-binding protein, with the protein MDRVLQPVDETPLVPRAKSKGLGAVPFWVTVIVMAAIILACLVFLFLQASGLGWTGFVFLGGLSVIALFGLLGVVLNRRAGDMSERESDYDAVFQNGLVPSLIVQNGKPVQANQAYYNLCSRLEAFSIGDEPPSIERVFASSEAEMAGVIFRLHHIRPETETAEEVLDYISTEGVLTRYKISVRRLDHNATRYLWQILDITSKGSMSESLMTQAPVGLFSMSKDGRVLAMNGTLRNWLGLEMGQYAEKMSEFIEAPKALLDSLAVPGRSVRTDTRLITRKGVVTPTIVVGRWESLNSGELVCNAAVYGHSSAPKTVSSKASSHIDGQAIGRGHTALGLSEGQLAGYAAAPIGMLELSLSDASLDISQAIVTSVNPAFERMCQGVEATQKKFGEMFAVREGEHRFLELNAVQFDADKPFDATLIGENALPVSVYILVDTAPPHVDEQGQTTTTIWAFLVDVSARKSLEDQLVQSQKMQAIGQLAAGVAHDFNNLLTAIRLNTDELLQRHPVGDPSYPELQNINSTGARAGSLVKKLLAFSRKQTRRMEVLSVTDSLSDMVVTLRQTLGEKAKLVMVHGRNLPPIMADKSQIDSVLMNLCVNARDAMAEQGGGTITVTSKHIVRDKVKDASLQEAVRNLPGDDFVTIEVADTGTGMPDEVKAKIFEPFFTTKEQGKGTGLGLATVYGIVEQSGGHLSVESELGVGTTFRIIFPAADPEVIKSQLAAQEATGESASAQKEVRKPSDLAGQGTILFVEDEASVRLIAAKTLRKRGYTVVEAEDGEEALEILEDGDHVFDMMISDVVMPGMDGPTLLQAGRSLLGQARIVFISGYAEEQFSELLSKEPDVTFLPKPFTLAQLAEKVKAEIGDAE; encoded by the coding sequence ATGGACCGCGTATTGCAACCCGTAGACGAAACCCCGCTTGTCCCTAGAGCGAAAAGTAAAGGTCTGGGCGCTGTTCCATTCTGGGTGACTGTTATTGTTATGGCGGCCATTATACTGGCTTGTCTGGTTTTCTTGTTTCTGCAGGCTAGTGGTTTGGGGTGGACTGGCTTTGTATTTTTGGGCGGGCTGTCAGTCATCGCCCTGTTTGGCCTTTTAGGTGTGGTGCTGAATCGGCGGGCCGGGGATATGTCCGAAAGAGAGTCCGATTATGATGCTGTTTTCCAAAACGGGCTTGTGCCTTCTCTTATAGTACAAAACGGCAAACCTGTTCAGGCCAATCAGGCTTATTATAATTTATGCTCACGCCTCGAAGCCTTTTCTATTGGCGATGAACCACCATCCATTGAGAGAGTATTTGCTTCATCAGAAGCTGAAATGGCGGGTGTGATTTTCCGTTTGCATCATATTCGGCCTGAAACTGAGACGGCCGAAGAGGTTCTAGACTACATCTCCACAGAGGGTGTCTTAACCCGATATAAAATCTCTGTCCGCCGTCTTGACCACAATGCGACGCGCTATTTGTGGCAAATATTAGATATTACATCCAAGGGCTCAATGTCCGAAAGTCTGATGACCCAAGCGCCTGTGGGATTGTTTTCGATGTCCAAAGACGGGCGAGTTTTAGCCATGAATGGAACGCTCCGGAATTGGTTGGGGCTTGAAATGGGGCAATATGCTGAGAAAATGAGCGAATTCATAGAAGCCCCTAAGGCGCTTTTAGACAGTCTTGCTGTGCCGGGGCGTAGTGTGCGGACGGATACGCGTTTGATTACGCGAAAAGGAGTTGTAACGCCCACTATTGTTGTCGGTCGCTGGGAGAGCTTAAATAGCGGAGAGTTGGTTTGTAATGCTGCGGTTTATGGACATTCTTCTGCGCCGAAAACAGTTTCCTCTAAGGCTTCCTCCCATATTGACGGGCAAGCAATAGGCCGTGGGCACACGGCCTTAGGGTTGAGCGAGGGGCAGTTGGCGGGTTATGCCGCTGCGCCCATTGGGATGCTGGAGTTAAGTCTCTCTGATGCTTCGCTCGATATTTCTCAAGCGATTGTTACGAGTGTTAATCCTGCTTTTGAACGGATGTGTCAGGGCGTTGAGGCTACACAGAAAAAATTTGGTGAGATGTTTGCGGTTCGCGAAGGAGAACATCGCTTTCTAGAGCTGAACGCCGTGCAATTCGATGCTGACAAGCCTTTTGATGCGACATTAATCGGAGAAAATGCTCTGCCTGTCAGCGTTTATATTTTGGTGGATACGGCGCCCCCGCATGTGGATGAACAGGGGCAAACGACGACGACCATATGGGCGTTTTTGGTGGATGTTAGCGCCCGTAAATCCCTAGAAGATCAGCTTGTACAAAGCCAAAAAATGCAAGCAATTGGGCAGTTAGCCGCGGGCGTGGCTCATGACTTCAACAATCTTTTGACAGCGATTCGTTTGAATACGGACGAATTGTTACAACGTCACCCTGTTGGTGATCCTTCTTACCCAGAATTGCAAAACATCAATTCTACGGGTGCACGTGCGGGGTCGCTCGTGAAAAAGCTTTTGGCGTTTTCACGAAAACAAACACGCCGTATGGAAGTCCTGTCCGTAACAGACTCTTTGTCAGACATGGTTGTGACTTTACGCCAGACGCTGGGTGAAAAGGCCAAACTGGTCATGGTGCATGGTCGGAATTTGCCGCCTATCATGGCGGATAAAAGCCAAATTGATTCTGTTTTGATGAATCTTTGCGTCAATGCGCGTGATGCGATGGCAGAGCAAGGCGGCGGGACGATTACTGTCACAAGTAAACATATCGTCCGAGACAAGGTTAAGGATGCAAGCTTGCAAGAGGCTGTTCGGAATTTGCCGGGGGATGATTTCGTAACAATAGAAGTTGCAGATACGGGCACCGGGATGCCTGATGAAGTTAAGGCTAAAATATTTGAGCCTTTCTTTACAACCAAAGAGCAAGGCAAGGGCACGGGATTAGGTTTGGCAACCGTATATGGTATCGTGGAGCAATCGGGTGGGCATCTATCGGTTGAAAGCGAATTGGGTGTGGGGACGACTTTCCGTATTATCTTCCCTGCGGCAGACCCTGAAGTCATTAAGTCTCAATTGGCTGCCCAAGAGGCGACAGGAGAGTCTGCGTCCGCGCAAAAAGAGGTAAGGAAGCCATCTGATTTAGCGGGCCAAGGGACTATCCTGTTTGTCGAGGATGAAGCTAGCGTTCGCCTTATAGCGGCGAAAACGCTTCGCAAGCGCGGATATACTGTAGTTGAAGCTGAAGATGGTGAAGAGGCATTGGAAATATTAGAGGATGGTGACCATGTCTTCGATATGATGATTTCTGATGTGGTCATGCCGGGTATGGATGGGCCAACTTTGCTGCAAGCAGGAAGATCGCTTTTAGGTCAGGCCCGAATCGTGTTTATCTCTGGTTATGCAGAGGAGCAATTCTCTGAACTCTTGTCGAAAGAGCCTGATGTAACCTTCCTGCCCAAGCCATTTACCTTGGCGCAATTGGCAGAAAAGGTGAAGGCAGAGATTGGCGATGCGGAATAA